In Streptomyces sp. P3, one DNA window encodes the following:
- the nuoL gene encoding NADH-quinone oxidoreductase subunit L, producing the protein MDNLIALLIAAPLLGAAVLLVGGRRLDAVGHWIGTLLAAVSFVLGVVLFSDLLSRSAEDRTLTQHLFSWIPVEGFQADVAFRLDQLSMTFVLLITGVGSLIHLYSIGYMEHDERRRRFFGYLNLFLAAMLLLVLADNYLLLYVGWEGVGLASYLLIGFWQHKPSAATAAKKAFLVNRVGDMGLSIAIMLMFTTFGTFAFGPLLGTEGEPGIAGDATEGKLTAIALMLLLAACGKSAQVPLQSWLGDAMEGPTPVSALIHAATMVTAGVYLIVRSAAVFNGAPDAQLVVTVVGAVTLLFGAIVGCAKDDIKKALAGSTMSQIGYMVLAAGLGPIGYVFAIMHLVTHGFFKAGLFLGAGSVMHGMNDEVDMRKYGGLRTYMPVTFVTFGLGYLAIIGFPGLSGFFSKDKIIEAAFAKGGTEGWILGGCALLGAAITAYYMTRVMLMTFFGEKRWQPDADGHEPHPHESPKSMTIPMIVLAFGSVFAGGFFSIGDRFLHWLEPVTGHSHGDSPVSALTVTLTTMVVLVIGVAIAYAQYGRRPVPVVAPRGSLLTRAARRDLFQDDFNHVVLVRGGEHLTRSLVYVDHTLVDGVVNGTAASVGGLSGRLRRLQNGFARSYAVSMFGGAVVLVAATLLMRAV; encoded by the coding sequence CTCGACGCCGTCGGCCACTGGATCGGCACGCTGCTCGCGGCGGTCTCCTTCGTGCTCGGCGTCGTCCTCTTCAGCGACCTGCTGAGCAGGAGCGCCGAAGACCGCACACTGACCCAGCACCTGTTCAGCTGGATCCCCGTCGAGGGCTTCCAGGCGGACGTGGCCTTCCGTCTCGACCAGCTGTCGATGACGTTCGTGCTGCTGATCACGGGCGTCGGCTCGCTGATCCACCTGTACTCGATCGGGTACATGGAGCACGACGAGCGGCGGCGCCGCTTCTTCGGTTACCTGAACCTGTTCCTCGCGGCGATGCTGCTGCTCGTCCTCGCCGACAACTACCTGCTGCTGTACGTCGGCTGGGAAGGCGTCGGCCTCGCGTCGTACCTGCTCATCGGCTTCTGGCAGCACAAGCCCAGCGCCGCCACCGCCGCGAAGAAGGCGTTCCTGGTCAACCGGGTCGGCGACATGGGCCTGTCCATCGCCATCATGCTGATGTTCACCACCTTCGGGACCTTCGCCTTCGGCCCGCTGCTGGGGACGGAGGGCGAGCCCGGCATCGCCGGGGACGCGACGGAGGGCAAGCTCACCGCCATCGCCCTGATGCTGTTGCTCGCCGCCTGCGGCAAGTCCGCCCAGGTGCCGCTGCAGTCCTGGCTCGGGGACGCGATGGAGGGCCCGACCCCCGTCTCGGCCCTCATCCACGCGGCGACCATGGTGACCGCGGGCGTCTATCTGATCGTCCGATCGGCCGCTGTCTTCAACGGCGCGCCCGACGCACAGCTCGTCGTCACCGTCGTCGGCGCCGTCACGCTCCTGTTCGGTGCGATCGTCGGTTGCGCGAAGGACGACATCAAGAAGGCGCTGGCCGGCTCGACCATGTCGCAGATCGGCTACATGGTGCTGGCCGCGGGCCTCGGTCCCATCGGCTACGTCTTCGCGATCATGCACCTGGTGACGCACGGCTTCTTCAAGGCCGGGCTCTTCCTCGGGGCAGGCTCGGTCATGCACGGCATGAACGACGAGGTCGACATGCGCAAGTACGGCGGCCTGCGCACGTACATGCCGGTCACCTTCGTCACCTTCGGTCTCGGTTACCTCGCGATCATCGGTTTCCCCGGGCTGTCCGGGTTCTTCTCCAAGGACAAGATCATCGAGGCGGCGTTCGCCAAGGGCGGCACCGAGGGCTGGATCCTCGGCGGATGCGCCCTGCTCGGCGCGGCCATCACCGCGTACTACATGACACGCGTGATGCTGATGACGTTCTTCGGCGAGAAGCGCTGGCAGCCCGACGCGGACGGCCACGAGCCGCACCCGCACGAGTCCCCGAAGTCCATGACGATCCCCATGATCGTGCTGGCGTTCGGATCGGTGTTCGCCGGCGGGTTCTTCAGCATCGGCGACCGCTTCCTGCACTGGCTGGAGCCCGTCACGGGCCACTCCCACGGCGACTCGCCGGTCAGCGCCCTCACCGTCACCCTCACCACGATGGTGGTGCTGGTGATCGGCGTGGCGATCGCCTACGCCCAGTACGGCCGCCGCCCCGTCCCGGTCGTCGCCCCGCGCGGGTCCCTGCTCACCCGGGCAGCCCGACGGGACCTGTTCCAGGACGACTTCAACCACGTCGTGCTGGTCCGTGGCGGCGAGCACCTCACACGCTCCCTGGTCTACGTCGATCACACCCTGGTCGACGGAGTCGTCAACGGCACGGCGGCCTCGGTCGGCGGCCTCTCCGGGCGACTGCGCCGACTGCAGAACGGCTTCGCGCGGTCGTACGCGGTCTCGATGTTCGGCGGTGCGGTGGTCCTCGTCGCCGCGACCCTGCTGATGAGGGCGGTCTGA